A region of the Apium graveolens cultivar Ventura chromosome 6, ASM990537v1, whole genome shotgun sequence genome:
cacatatcttgacaactcttcaaacttactttcataatcagctaccgacatatttccttgctttaactctaaaaacttcaactccatctgatcctgaacaaaccggggaaaatatttttctaaaaacaattccttaaacctctcccaagtaatgacatctgtaccttccaatgtcttcacagtctcccaccaataggtggcctcaatcttcaaataataacttgcaaactcaaccttctgttcttccttcactttaactaaagcaaacgacttctctatttcctttaaccaaacatttgcttcaatcggatctagggaacccttgaattctggtgggtttaccgcttgaaaagttttgaaagttacctggggattggtctgtctttgttgttgttgagtcaggtgaactgtttattgagccaagatttgaaaaatctgggctattgctgggtcaTGGGTTTACATTCTGGTTTGGGTCATCTTGATTATTATTGTCgttgttattggtttcttcattctgggtgttggtgtgggtatttcttctgggaggcattttctgtaaagaatcaaacaacttatttagcttttaaatcaaatcctttcattaaaagaaaagttttgtaaaacacaaatatctctttttgaaaacagttgtaacagttagaccaagtaaattgcatgcttctttacagaatataaacagttaaggaaaCAGGGTATctggtatcacaagggtataaccggtgcaataaataaagtaaagtaaaacaggtgcagtaatgtaaatgacaatgctggaaaggaaaaggtacagctatatatagatcaaaagttttaggtagtacaagcataaagatgcttcagaagtaaaagtaaaaagggtacaacaaacctacactagtcagcagatctagaCTATAAATATAagccaaaagtctactgatacatactacacactaatGTACGTACTAAACATCCACAACAgcactgatcagcatctccatctctgtatctaactccaaggaaactctggtcctcccagcctctTAAAGTCTtccatcacctcactagcccatcccataagtgcatcagggcctcgatcaggtaatgtagctccgtgtagcctagcctcaagaatcctgcgtgtcacatggatctcctctcgaagctccctcacaccatgatcaacatctgtagtcctgatgatatgctgcagctctcggatctgtgccaacaaggaatcacgctccaataaaagagcctcataccggtaataacGAACAGGATGCAAtatagactggaatggggcacccgTAACTGAATGCCGAGTGGAATCTGAATCGGCTGGTGGAGGTCctctaataggtggcctcatgcctgggggtggaatagcctgcagtggtatgggctgcaacacaggtggaggtaaaatagccaacactggtggaacaacatgatgtggatctgaagatggtcctccaactgagggctctgagtgatcagctggtacggagatgaaagagtcggccatcgctgctatctaaaatcatatcgcaatataagaatctcaaaccataacgcgaattatactaatacctgttatgCCATCGCATTCATCTTCTcaacattctatctttctatttccttacttctaattctaaccctctacccattcccgtcaatctaggcttgtgtcagtgacttataacctgtagctctgataccaaacctgtgacgccctccaaacccgggtcagaagtttggggtccacacacgcaccttatttataacctacttataacaataataaagataataataatatgcagtgaccctacttaccaaattccacgaaccgcaacaggttaaagtatgtacacaagccacacacacacattttatattacaaacgtccaaatcccaactattcaaactcagaacagaatattaaacattattacaaacttttacaacttaaactatctcaaaagatgccagctagcttaactcgatcaacctggacccctagctctcgcactggattgggaatcctcgctaccaactggttccttcttaactagaaaagagcataaacaacatcgcacaaatgagctaactagctcagcaagtcacaatgacaagactgagaataatgatcatcaagtgaaaaggattaaggtatcaagtgaacaaggattaatgatttagaattggatattatatttttatttttaaaaactaaggttaggctgctgatcagtcacgcactaaccccgagcaagaaatacagctctgctctaattactggatccaaggcacacattggtcTAACTtaaccaccaatctggtctgaccacgaatctggtccacaattttataaaacaatccaattctaacataataacagaataaacaatgtaaagcaatagccaaaatcataagcaacattggatattcaatcttcacaaaggatcaatatgtcaatttcaaagaatggctgttaggtaatgaaagaattggataacaaaggaatcaacatttcaaggttacaaggatttggtctttcaaagcataaggtacaatggtttgaatatgtaagcaatttgattcagtatttggtatttagtttgtatggatttgtgaagtagtatcgtatatcggtggttcgtattcgggtatgcaataatcaatggttcagaaagaataaggtttatggctcaaagatcgacaactagaatcaaggtttaaggttcagtgcttcaaagcacttgcaatatagaacaggattatcaatcatcaataatatatctcgagaaagttcagattacttgtctggtactagcttgctatacttcactaacttccaattacCACCGTCTTACTTCTCggctatctgtttccctttcctacgtcttgcctcttctgctcacatatcataaacatccatcattactcaactcatacgattctattcgatatacacttctatctacccttcgttttacccaaatttgattaacggattaaaagttatgctataaacaagtaaacaccgaacatatagaccgacaggcAAACAACGAGttacatataacacgtaacacatcaaacgctcaatgatatatcatttataaagaagtctcgggtcataaacaggctttcgggtatttaatataatttttaaaatatttttcggaattaaaacggtcgttggatcaattttaaagcaataaacagggttcgattggccatatatggcttcaaaataattttctaataattatcgagccttgaaaacaatttaaagtaatattttaaaactcgaaactatttttcggaaattttaaattatttttaaataattaaatctaattaaataagtaattaaaatcaattaataattaattaaatcagttaatcaattaattttcaaattaattgactaattaatcaatcaattatcaactaaaattaattaactaattaattcagatttatttttgaattaaaaataatttttggaattaaaatattaattattggaattttcagaaattaaaaacgaatttttataattaaaataaatagcaaatatgatttttaaataa
Encoded here:
- the LOC141667752 gene encoding uncharacterized protein LOC141667752 isoform X2, producing the protein MILDNVKGNIDLQNIDALLMLAEIHKIAAMADSFISVPADHSEPSVGGPSSDPHHVVPPVLAILPPPVLQPIPLQAIPPPGMRPPIRGPPPADSDSTRHSVTGAPFQSILHPVRYYRYEALLLERDSLLAQIRELQHIIRTTDVDHGVRELREEIHVTRRILEARLHGATLPDRGPDALMGWASEVMEDFKRLGGPEFPWS
- the LOC141667752 gene encoding uncharacterized protein LOC141667752 isoform X1, which gives rise to MKIFFALTMEATRISQSGSFATDKSISSTATTSIFLILDRKSKIDPCDESGMILDNVKGNIDLQNIDALLMLAEIHKIAAMADSFISVPADHSEPSVGGPSSDPHHVVPPVLAILPPPVLQPIPLQAIPPPGMRPPIRGPPPADSDSTRHSVTGAPFQSILHPVRYYRYEALLLERDSLLAQIRELQHIIRTTDVDHGVRELREEIHVTRRILEARLHGATLPDRGPDALMGWASEVMEDFKRLGGPEFPWS